From Pelmatolapia mariae isolate MD_Pm_ZW linkage group LG22, Pm_UMD_F_2, whole genome shotgun sequence, a single genomic window includes:
- the rprd2a gene encoding regulation of nuclear pre-mRNA domain-containing protein 2a — protein sequence MAAGAGAATSGSLESTLDRKLQNVTNTMDSIQGLSAWCIDNKKYHSVIVRHWMKCLKKSDASHRLNLLYLANDVIQNCKRKNAIVYRTAFAEVLPDTFQLVNYEGDSKVIKSAERILSIWEERGVYSGTLIADLKNALIKEESPPVTPVEQKTPVESKADLRSKVVAEFVPQALVDQLSKYKRSLEEVDLREKQLAAMRVDIFSSDALKKLKDKAGGKKFSKDFEEGSAQLQEFVKFFDKQNKILPQLLEALTNADIFYEMQYKEVKIVANAYQTFANRVSHLKRKLDTLKSTLPDLDESPIPSPSADAPSPTGSESPFHGLEMAHPDPDLDGSAMDDDAEPPAPSPLSSPGGSPRDTEALGENDNREVEDMELSEDEMESGGIIVEERTEPVLHPEVPAPMPAKSVPLVATEQPIATPAAALESVDMNKIGSILNSLSSVVKNTAPLVETPPAAAPAVSSVKSTPALPVAAQDPSSLVSILSKVEVSPADLLSALSKVQGQSSLEGVTSVVGSSADSSSTGKITASPSSTVSSAVPSQSLPHSFGTSVLPLSSSIARQSSSTQAPPQTSNPASALVQALHRDMDLTTDPEPSSTSLESKIHSFLQGNPAFSAFDLVFSTNPALGSNNHSPVTGTDTQDGTPVRDEGGGTPTQDEIMDKPMVVPFAPKLSQSSVESAIMAPVAYQNSTQPNPNNPQQPAHLQPGVSQNGQIYQPYPFGKQEISEHGITAPVGHYQQISAQTGGPVPGERAPGSAGNTQTADSFHGPSERSWYSDTYPEGSSQQPSGYNVPGGAQENNTSGLYPYQAEQTREPQELLSQQGGTPLHGFFKGNLPPVPRLPPPPRVFEVSLSSASNSMIPPEQQPIPGTDSGDMLGARTESVISGMVVHDHQHKSLYHPDEHLYDTDQHRPRHPEDLHHQSDDRHYQGDLERHHDELLQHEPPYFQDNPYHGPDDPYYRPGSPPHHYPRVRGRLTPPLSNSEEPYYAHDYPHHSPPAPHYPPRRPPLHHEIRHPGLRPPHRPPHPAHHPHPRGPPRPPFPRFQGPDPRFRGKRPGLRPGGPMFPPKRPFMPPRY from the exons CTGACGCCTCACACAGGCTCAACCTGCTATATCTCGCCAATGACGTCATCCAGAACTGTAAAAGGAAAAATGCCATCGTTTACCGAACGGCATTCGCCGAGGTGCTTCCAGACACCTTCCAGCTGGTTAA CTATGAAGGTGACTCGAAGGTGATAAAATCAGCGGAGAGGATACTGTCCATCTGGGAGGAGAGAGGTGTGTATTCAGGGACTCTCATTGCTGACCTTAAGAACGCCCTGATCAAAGAGGAGTCCCCTCCTGTCACTCCTGTGGAGCAAAAAA ctccAGTCGAGTCTAAAGCTGATCTACGATCCAAGGTCGTTGCTGAATTTGTG CCGCAGGCACTCGTAGACCAGCTGTCCAAGTACAAGAGATCTCTGGAGGAGGTCGACCTCAGAGAGAAACAGCTGGCAGCTATGAGGGTTGACATCTTCAGTTCTGATGCCCTCAAGAAACTCAAag ATAAGGCAGGAGGAAAGAAGTTCTCCAAGGACTTTGAGGAAGGAAGCGCACAGCTACAGGAGTTCGTGAAGTTCTttgataaacaaaacaaaatcctaCCTCAACTCCTGGAGGCACTCACCAACGCAGATATCTTCTATGAGATGCAGTACAAGGAAGTGAAGATTGTAGCTAAC GCCTACCAAACATTTGCTAACCGGGTGTCCCACCTCAAGCGTAAGCTGGACACCTTGAAGTCCACCTTGCCCGACCTGGACGAGTCACCCATCCCCTCTCCCTCAGCAGACGCTCCATCTCCAACAGGCTCAGAGTCTCCTTTCCACGGTCTGGAAATGGCCCACCCCGATCCAGACCTCGATGGTTCTGCAATGGACGATGATGCAGAGCCGCCAGCCCCGAGCCCTTTGTCCTCCCCGGGGGGGTCTCCCAGAGACACAGAGGCTCTCGGTGAGAATGACAATCGCGAGGTGGAGGACATGGAGCTGTCTGAGGACGAAATGGAGAGTGGGGGCATCATAG TTGAAGAGCGGACAGAACCCGTTCTCCACCCAGAGGTGCCCGCACCGATGCCTGCAAAAAGCGTGCCATTAGTAGCGACAGAGCAGCCCATTGCCACTCCAGCGGCCGCTCTGGAAAGTGTGGACATGAATAAAATTGGCTCCATCCTCAACAGCTTAAGCTCAGTCGTGAAGAACACAG cGCCGTTAGTGGAGACTCCTCCTGCAGCTGCCCCCGCTGTCTCCTCAGTTAAGAGCACGCCTGCTCTTCCTGTTGCAGCGCAGGACCCCAGTTCACTGGTTAGTATCCTCTCCAAGGTAGAAGTGAGTCCTGCAGACCTCCTCAGTGCTCTGTCCAAAGTCCAGGGTCAAAGCAGCCTCGAAG GCGTCACCTCAGTTGTGGGCAGCTCAGCTGACTCCTCCAGTACAGGCAAGATTACTGCCTCTCCTTCATCCACAGTTTCATCAGCGGTACCCTCTCAGAGCTTGCCTCACTCCTTTGGCACATCTGTGCTTCCCCTATCCAGCTCTATTGCAAGGCAGAGCTCAAGCACCCAAGCACCCCCCCAGACTTCCAACCCTGCCTCTGCCCTGGTTCAGGCTCTTCATAGAGACATGGATTTGACAACAGATCCTGAACCATCCTCTACAAGTTTAGAGTCTAAAATACACAGCTTCTTGCAGGGAAACCCTGCTTTTAGTGCATTTGACTTGGTTTTTTCAACAAACCCAGCTCTTGGAAGCAATAATCATAGTCCGGTTACTGGCACAGACACCCAGGATGGGACACCTGTGCGGGACGAGGGGGGAGGCACACCTACTCAAGATGAGATTATGGACAAGCCAATGGTGGTTCCATTTGCTCCCAAGTTAAGTCAGTCATCTGTTGAATCTGCAATAATGGCTCCTGTTGCATACCAGAATAGCACACAGCCGAACCCCAACAATCCTCAACAGCCTGCTCACCTGCAGCCTGGTGTCTCTCAGAATGGGCAGATCTACCAGCCGTACCCATTTGGCAAACAGGAGATCTCTGAACATGGGATTACTGCACCGGTTGGACATTACCAGCAGATTTCTGCACAGACAGGAGGGCCAGTGCCTGGAGAAAGAGCCCCAGGCAGTGCCGGTAACACACAGACTGCTGACAGCTTTCATGGGCCTAGTGAAAGGAGTTGGTACAGTGACACTTACCCAGAGGGGAGCTCTCAGCAGCCCAGCGGCTATAATGTGCCCGGAGGGGCTCAAGAAAACAACACATCCGGACTTTATCCATACCAAGCTGAGCAAACTCGTGAACCTCAAGAGCTGCTCTCCCAGCAGGGGGGCACCCCATTACATGGTTTCTTTAAAGGCAATCTTCCTCCTGTCCCAAGGTTACCTCCCCCTCCTCGCGTTTTTGAGGTTTCCCTTTCATCGGCCAGCAATTCGATGATTCCTCCGGAGCAGCAGCCGATTCCCGGCACAGACTCTGGGGACATGCTCGGGGCCAGAACTGAGAGTGTCATCAGTGGGATGGTGGTCCATGATCATCAACACAAATCCCTGTATCACCCTGATGAACATCTGTATGACACTGACCAGCATCGGCCACGTCACCCTGAGGATTTACATCACCAGTCAGATGACCGGCATTACCAAGGGGACCTTGAACGGCACCATGACGAACTCCTCCAGCACGAGCCCCCTTATTTCCAAGACAATCCTTATCACGGCCCAGATGACCCGTATTACAGACCAGGCAGCCCTCCACACCACTATCCCCGAGTTCGAGGCCGCCTCACTCCTCCACTCTCAAACTCAGAGGAGCCTTACTACGCCCACGACTACCCACATCACAGCCCCCCTGCTCCGCACTACCCTCCTAGGAGACCACCGCTTCATCACGAAATCCGTCATCCCGGTCTACGACCTCCGCATCGACCTCCTCACCCTGCACATCACCCACACCCCAGAGGACCTCCTCGCCCCCCATTTCCTCGATTTCAAGGTCCTGACCCGAGGTTTAGAGGCAAACGTCCAGGTCTAAGACCAGGAGGCCCAATGTTCCCCCCTAAGAGACCCTTTATGCCCCCACGGTACTGA